A window of Oryctolagus cuniculus chromosome 2, mOryCun1.1, whole genome shotgun sequence genomic DNA:
CGGGCACCCCCGCTGTGGCCCCTTGGCTCAGCCTGGGGGGTCGGGGGCCAGTcgcaaaagagaagcagcctgcGATTCGTCCCGAGAGGTGGGAGGTAGCCAGGTGACTCCAGGTGGAGGcatgcggggggtggggggcttagCACACCTGGGCTAGGTGCGCGCTCCGGGGCGGGGGTGAAGAGGGCTCCCGTGCCCTTGGACGGGCGTCTCCAGCTGTGAGGTTGTAGTGGAGCGGGGGCATCAGATGGGAGGCTGAGGTGTGACGGGTGATTCAGGACAAGGTCCCCACGCGAGAACTGCCCTCCGCCTGCCGTGGCTGCCTGCGCCctcccaggaggggagcaggtcctGAAAGGACAGCGACCTGGCCACGACGCGGGCCGCCTCCGAGAGCTCCCGGGGAGCCCGGGTTCTGGGTGCTCTGTGGGCTGCGGGGGCCGGGGGCAGCCAGGCCTCGGTGTGGGCAAAACCACACTTTCCTGGGGtgaagtggaggaggagggggcgccGATGCGGGGGAGGACGCTGTGTTGCGCGGTGTGGTGGACCTCGTTTGGCGCATGAATAAGGCAAGAGCGATTTGCATGCAGCAAAGCAGGTATCGAAGACTTACCAAGTGCCGTTTCCCCCGAGCTCCCGGCCTGACGATGTAAAAAGGCTTAAGGCTCCCCGGCCCTGGAGCCGCTCTCGGGGTTCTGCAGGGTCGGGGAGATGCCTTAGGGAGCCACGGGCGGTGCAATCGAGCGTTAGCTGTGGACTGCGCTCGGCGGCCTTGTGCACGTAGCTGGGCTCTCCCACACTTCGAGGCCTTCCGGATTGCGCACCTGTGGATCCGGCCCGTCCAGGACAGCACATTGCACCTGCTCGGAATGTGTGTAGACTCTCCCCGTGGTGTTCCGGGTGACCACGCATTAATTAGGCGGCGTCCACAGGGTACTGGCTATGGTAAGCAGTCCACACACAGGAGGATGTGTGTAGCGTCTTTACAGATTCTACGCATTTTACCGAAGGGACGTGAGGATGCGGATTTCGGTGTTCTTTGGTGGGGAGGTTCTCCTGGACCCATCACCAAGGATCCTGAGGGGACAGACCTTGAACCCGACGTGTTCACTGTGGTAGCCCCGCGGCCCTGCCTCGGCGCAGGAGGCTGGAGTGCTGTGCTGGGCCTCCCCGGCTGTGTGCAGTGCTGGGAATGAGGCCCTGCCGCCTCCTGTCTTGCTGAGAAGTACCCCTGAGTGATGGGCagtgctgctgtctgcagcagtACCTGCTAACCAGGCTCCCTCTCTTTACTCTTATCCTGGGCCATGAGTGCCCTACCTGGCGGCCAGagccatgtttaaaaaaaaaaaacaactgttgtgatttcactgccttttttttttttttttaatatttatttatttgaaagtcagagttacacagagagaggaggggcagagagagagaggtcttctgtctggttcactccccaattggccgcagtggcccgacctgcaccgacccgaagccaggagccaggagcttcctccgggtctcccatgtgggtgcaggggcccaagcacttgggccatcctccactgctcttccaggccatagagagctggatcggaggtggagcagccgggtctcgtcctgacacctgtatgggatgctggcactccaggccagggtgttaacccgctgcgccacagcaccagcccctgtccatGAATCCTCTCGACAGGCAGGCCCCAGATCCCTCCTCTGTAAAATACAGATTATAACATACCTCAGAGCTCCCAGCAGAGTTGATGACACATATTAggctttatttaaaatgtttttaaagactttttatttttctttatttgaaagagctacagagagaggtagagagagagagagagaaatgttgcatctgctggttcactccccaaatggccacaatggctggagatgagcctatctgaagtcaggaacctggagcttcttccagatctcccacaggggtgcaggggcctaacaacttgggccatcttccactgctttcccaggccatagcagagagctggattggaagtggagcagcctggacttgaaccagcggccatatgagatgtcggcattgcaggtggtggctttacctgctataccatagtgccagccctgacatAGTAGGCTTTTATACAGTTCCGTGGAGCTAATGAGAGAGTAGAGTCCCAGAATTGCTGGGAGGATATAATGAAACAGTCCATAGAAGTTCTGGTAGGTACTTCAGTTCTGTAGTACCTGTGGGTCCATTTTCCACATGTAACATCTGTGCTCTGAATTGATCACGCATGCATCTCATTAGGTATATCTAACACAGACTGGGAAGGTCATCtctacctgtttttgtttttgtttttgttttttaaatatttatttgaaaggcagagttacagagaggcagatgcagagagagagagagagaggtcttccatccactggttcactccccaaatgccatcaatgactggagctgagccaatccgaagccaggagccaggagcttcttccaggtctcccgcacgggtgcaggggcttaaggacttgggccatcttccactgctttcccaggccatagcagagagctggatcggaagtggagcagctaggcctcaaaccggcacccacatgggatgccggcattgcaggccagaGGCTTCACCTGgtaccccacagtgccggcccctctacctGGTTTTACCTGAGCGGGAGAGGTGAGGGGCTAGCATCCGGGGATGTTTGCATGTCAGCTTTTACTTACAGGTATTTCAAGACTTGCAGGAGAACGCATGTTTCTCAGAGCTATGTTCTGTTCGTTGCCCTACCAGTACGAAACCTGAACCGCAGACAGACCCTGCGGTCAGTCCTGAGTGGGTTAAAGAGAAGTAAGGAAGTTGAATTTTCTTGAGGACCGGATGGCCTGTATCTCTGACTTAGGAGAGAAGAGCTCGTCACACCTGATGTAGGACAAGGCGCCCCCTGCCTGTTTTGAGTGGGAGTTTGCGCTCTGATGGGAAGGGAGAGTGGAGAAGCGGTGTGCGAGGGGCCGGCGTTTGAAGCGAGGGAAGCCGTCGCGGGCTGCAGATCACGGGCTCCTGTTCTGCGGGAGGGCCCGGCGTGGCGTGGCTTGCCGTGCCGTGCCATGACCAACACTGTTCTTGCAGGGGAGCGGCTCCGGACCACGCCATGCTGAAGAATGTTCCGGAAAGGCAAAAAACGGCACAGCAGCAGCAGTTCCCAAAGCAGTGAGATCAGTACCAAGAGCAAGGTAGGGGCTGGGCTTTGGAGCACAGTCCCAAAGCAGAGGGAACTTGGTTTCTTCCAGAGGCTGCTATATAGGGCCGCTAACCTCAGCCTTCTGACCGGTTGTGCTGATTTCCGGGAGCCAGTCAGGACCCCctcggctgcctcccagcctgggggtgggtgACGTGGCCTGAGGTCTCGTCTGCTGGAGCAGAAACCAGGAGGGGGCGACTGCACGCCCGGTGCTGCAGAGCGGGGCGGGAACCCAGACTTCGTGTTGCTGGGAGGACCAGGACCACCTCACGGATGCCCTGAGATGCCACTTCCCTGGCCATGGGTGCTGGACGCACCTGCAGACCCAGTTGGGCCACCCAAGTGAGAGTGGGCAGAGGGGACCCAGTGGGAGGCGTTTAGCTTCAAGGTGCTGGGGAGCGCGTGGTTTCTTAGCCAAGTGGCGACTGTCGGCCAGGTGCCTCAGGAGGGCACGAGCCCTGGTTTTAAGACTCCGACTCCCTTTCTGCTCTCCCGCTCGGGTCGCTGGGACCTGCGTTGAGCTGTTGCTGGAACCCCCCACCCTGCCGCCCCCTGCAGGCCTAGGCGTTCACCAGCATCTGCATGCACAGGGCCCAAGTCCACTTGCTGAGAGAGGGAAGGCCTGGTGGTTTCTGCACTCACCTTTGATGCACTTAGTTCTAAGAAAAGCTGAGTCTACTGCTAAAGGCAGTTTTGAGTGGAGCTCTCACAGGAGGGGATTTCAGCACCGTGAGAGCGCAGTTCTGTAGAGCAGCCTGTACTGCACACAGTGTGACTCCTCGCGCTCTGTCTGACGGCTTTGTCGGCTTCTCATAGCCGCTcacgtgggcggggcctcccaggctctgccttgGCCGCTGTATTCCTGCGGCCGCCGAGCAACCCCCTCGTGACATCAGTAGCTGGAGCGGTCCCAGCCGCCCGGGTGAGCACTTAGGGGACCCGCATTTCCTAGACAGGCCTTGGGGCTGCGCCTCCGTTCATCAGGCCAAGGTTCCACTCCCCGCCTGGCTCTCTGCCCGCGGTTCGTTCTGGAGAAAGGCAGGTGTATATTTTCGCATTTGATAGAAACAGCATGTGGAAGTGGCGGCTCGGCTTGGACCGAGCACTTTGGCGCCACAGGTATGCAGCGTCGTGTTACTGTGGGACGAACGATTGGAactgtgtgtctttctgtttgtttgctaTAGACTTTGTCTTTGCTGCACCTCAGTAACTGATCGGATTGTGTATGTGTTGGCTCAGtgataataaataagtaatttggGTGTGTTTGGTAGAGAACGTTAGAAAAGGCAGGGTTTCTTACAATGTGAGGTTTCTAATTTGTCTCTTATCCCTCAGTCTGTGGATTCCAGCCTTGGGGGCCTTTCTcggtccagcactgtggccagcCTCGACACAGACTCCACCAAGAGCTCGGGTACGTCGCAGCTGGGGTCATCTCTCTGTCTCGTGTTCAGCTGGTGTCGCCTGTAGCACACTAAGCTCTTCTGCGTTTGCCGTGTCTTCCGTTCCTCTGCCCCTTATGCCAAGTTTAGAAATGGACCAAGATTTGGGGGGATGTGGGTTGGGGTGTGGTGGGAAAGCCGGTGCCTTGGAGGTTGGCTCGGGCACACGTGGGTCCCAACGCCAGACCGTTTGAAAGCTTCACATGAAGACAGCGTAGAAGGTTCAGATGGCTTTTTAAGAAATGGGGGAGGGGTTGGGAGGGAGCAGGACAGACATCCTGGCGATGGAGGAGCCACCTATCCCCGGGTCCCCGGGTCCCCTGAGACGCGCTAGCTCCGGAGCACAGCTGATGGCTGCGTCTGGCAGAGACTGCACACACAGAAGGCGGCTTCGCCCACAGCCCCCAGTGAGTTAGTGGCCAGCTGGAAACACAGTGTTCATTTTCTTGTGTGCAGTCCTGCTTTTCCCTGCGGGAGCGCAGGCCAGGTGACCTGTAAGAGCACGTGCAGCGTGAAGTCCATCACTGCTTCCAGGTCCCTTTGAAACAGGGAAGACGTGCAGCTCCTCACACCCTAAAGTAACCGTGTGGATCTCCTGATGTGGCCGAGAGCACCGAGTGTGCAGCTCCCGGTTCCTCAGCCTGGCTCTGTCTGTCGCGTCACGACTTCCTGCGTGGCCTTGTTCCATCCCtcgtaaaaagaaagaaatcgcCTGGTCTTTCCGGGCTGACTGAGTAGCACAGGAAGAGCAGGCTTCCTGAGTCAGGAAGAaaccaaaaagaatgaaatcatgagGCTTATAAAGGCACTCAATCACTTTTCAATGTGTTcgtctgtttttcctttttgttttgaaacCAAGTTAATTCACATTGATGTATTCCGTTTTCGAGGCCTTTACCTGCACTTAGTATACCCTGAGGCACGAGGGATGAGGTTGGTGAAACTGCAAGTTCTTTCCTATCATATGAAACAAAATGGGCATCTTGCAAGTTGTAATTGAAAGCTATATtttaatgacaatttttttttttttttttgggaaggGGCCAAGGGTACTCTGTAATGCAGAGATTTCTTCTGAAGTCTTGACAGTATCATGTTTCTTTCACCTTTAGGACAGAGCAACAGTAATCTAGACACCTGTGCAGAATTTCGAATCAAATATGTTGGTGCCATTGAAAAGCTGAAATTCTCTGAGGGGAAAAGCCTCGAGGGACCCCTAGACCTGATAAACTACATAGATGTTGCCCAGGTAAGAACAATTCAGTTTATGCCTCTGGTTCTGAGGTCCTAGAGAGGACACTCATGGCTGTGGGGACGATGCCTATGCCCCAGGCCCCGCATGGCCGTCTTCAGTGTCATGCTGGAGCCACCCATCACTGTCACCCATCCCGAGGGTGGTCTGGAGTCACTCGGGAACTCACACCGTTCCTTCCTTGCAACATGGCACTTTGACTTCTTTccgaaaggcagacagagagacagagcgtgCTTGTTCTTTCTCCAGATGCCcgtaacaactggggctgggccaggcgggaggcCGGACTCAGTCCAGCTCTCGCCATGGGTAGCAGGCACCCAGCTGCCTCCCGGGAAGCTGGGGTCAAGTACCAAACCCAGGCGTTCTGATGCGGATGAAGACTTCTTGGCCACCAGGCCAACGCCCGCCCCCCTTCCTGCATTTATGAGGCTGAGCCCCGATGGTGGTCACTGCTCCCGCTCACCCAGGTTCTCCTGTCCAAACAGGCGGAACCGCACCCGATCGCACCGAACTAGTTCCGTCTGCTAACACTCCGACTCACTGTGCTGTCGCCATAACCTATCTCTTAGCTTGCTCCCAAGGAGAATTGAGGCGAGATACAAAATAGTCAAAAATAGTCAGCCCTTGCATCCACAGGTTTGACCAACCCTGGGTTTGTGTTTGCACTGAACGTGCACTTTTTCCCTCACCACAACTACACAGTGTAGCACAACAGCTATTTACATGGGCTAGCACTGCGTTAGGTGACTTCACGTCCACGAGAGGGTGTGTCATTTCCATGCAATATTAAACCATTTTGTGCAAgggactggcacagccctgggattTGGTATCCAGGGATGTCCTGGAGCCAGAACATCTaggtgaaaaaatgaaaaagaagtcaCAATGAAAATGAAGGTAAGTCAGAGGTGTGAGGTTGGTAGCTAAGACTGTGTCCAGGGCGTACCCTTGCCTGCATGGGGAGGTGACCCCGGTGAATCGCTTCCAGGAGCCGCCAGCCACTCCCCTAGCCCTGCAGGCACCCAGACACGAAGGCGCAGGGCCAGAGCTCATTTACTGTTTCCGCAAGACTTCACTAATGCAGGgccggcctgcctgcctgccttgctAATTCACTCGAGAGAAGTATTGTCAGTCAGATCAGCCAGGTAATTCGCTAGGGAAAACCGGGCATTATCTGCTGTTTTGTTCCTGAATAGCTCAAATACTCCTGTTTCTGGGTTTGGTGCTGACGCCGACGAGGCCAGTGTAATATGTTTCTGGGTTTGGTGCTGACGCCGACGAGGCCAGTGTAATGTGTTTCTGGGTTTGGTGCTGACGCCGACGAGGCCAGTGTAATGTGTTTCATGTCATTCATTTGTGCTTTGAAGCAAGATGGAAAGCTGCCTTTTGTTCCCCTGGAGGAAGACTTCATTATGGGAGTTTCCAAGTACGGAATCAAAGTGTCAACGTCAGATCAGTATGTGAGTAACTGTATGGGGCACGATCTCTGGGGCAAGGTGTCTCGGGAACTGGGGAGTTCGCACTGTCAGCAGGGCGGCTGGTGTGCAGGGTTCCCAACAGCCAGCCTTAAATGTGACCGATTTCTTAGGGTGAACAAGGGcttcactttctgcctcccagatgAGGGCAGCCCCTCCACAGATGGCTCCTAGCGCCCCGGCTTTCAGAGCACCCGTTAGCCTGGGATCTGGGCAGGGAGGCAGATGCCCCCGGGGTGACGGCACCTAAGCCCAGCTGTGGGCAGCCTCACGGCGCGCTCCCGCGGGGAGGCGGGGCGGCACGGCGGCACGGCCTCTGATCGCCGCGCGTTGCTGCAGGACGTCCTGCACAGGCACGCCCTGTACCTGATCATCCGCATGGTGTGCTACGACGACGGCCTGGGCGCCGGGAGGAGCCTGCTGGCCCTGAAGACCACGGATGCAAGCAACGAAGAGTTCAGCCTGTGGGTCTATCAGTGCAACAGCCTGGTGAGGCTTCCGTTAACACTGTCCGTTACGTGTCAATCCCGGCTCGGAGGCCCCAGTCCAGCCGCGCTGTGCACTTAGCGCAGCTGTGAATGATTTCGGTTGGGCCCAACACTGGCACCCACCTGTGCCTGGACCTGAGGCACCAGGGCAGACACAGCAGGTGGGGACCTGCGGGTGGCCGGGCTCCCTGTTCCGGACGGCATTCTCCCTGCCCGGGGGCCGTGCAGTTCCCGTGTGCTGATGGTCTTTGCTCTTCTCGGGGAGCAGAGAGGGCCCAGGTGCAAGCGACTCACAGGGTAGGACCCCCACGGGCACACAGGCTGCTGCGCTGGTTTGGGAGACGTGCAAGGGTCAGGTTAGTGTTTCGCCGGTCAGCTTAGGTTCAGGGTAAGACTGACGAACGCTGCTCTTACTGTCTCTCTCACGAACGCAGGAACAAGCACAAGCCATCTGCAAAGTTTTATCCACTGCTTTTGACTCTGTGCTCACATCCGAGAAACCTTGAATGCTACCGCAGTGGCAGTCGACTTCATCTGAAGGTCAAGCTGTTTCCTACAAGTGGtttccagcctgcagtgctgagccGTCGCGGACAGATGAAGGAGTCCTTGGTCCTGCATTTCCTGAAGAGTGCAATGTAGAATGCTGATCATTCCCTTTTGTATTAAAATGTCTTGTACCCGGCAGTGAGTCAACTCTCAGTGAAGCTGCCTTCCTCCTGGGATGAACAGGGAAGCGCGTGTGTGATTTCACAGCGGGTAGGCTAACACCCAGGTCACAGAAGCCTGCTCAGCGACTGCAGACACCGAGGGCCTGTGTGACGTGAGCGCTGCCCCGGAGCAGCCTCCGGGAGACGCAGGTCACCGTCCTGAACTCGGATCAGACAGGTGTGGACTGACGGCCCAGCCCACACTGATGTGGAACAGCACTGAG
This region includes:
- the ITGB1BP1 gene encoding integrin beta-1-binding protein 1 translates to MFRKGKKRHSSSSSQSSEISTKSKSVDSSLGGLSRSSTVASLDTDSTKSSGQSNSNLDTCAEFRIKYVGAIEKLKFSEGKSLEGPLDLINYIDVAQQDGKLPFVPLEEDFIMGVSKYGIKVSTSDQYDVLHRHALYLIIRMVCYDDGLGAGRSLLALKTTDASNEEFSLWVYQCNSLEQAQAICKVLSTAFDSVLTSEKP